A window of Bacillus sp. DX3.1 genomic DNA:
TTTGATCATTCTATATCACAGTTACATAAGAAATTAAACAGCAAAGAAATTTCCGTTACGGATTTAGTAGAAGAATCTTACAAACGTATTGCTGATGTTGAAGACAATGTAAAAGCTTTTCTTACATTAGATGAAGAAAATGCGCGTGCAAAAGCGAAAGAGTTAGATGCGAAAATTGGTGCTGAAGATAATGGCTTACTATTCGGTATGCCAATCGGTGTAAAAGATAACATCGTAACAAATGGTCTTCGTACAACTTGTGCGAGCAAAATATTAGCAAATTTTGATCCGATTTATGATGCAACAGTTGTGCAAAAGCTAAAAGCTGCTGACACAATTACAATCGGTAAATTAAACATGGACGAGTTTGCGATGGGGTCTTCTAATGAAAACTCTGGATTCTATGCAACGAAAAACCCTTGGAACTTAGACTACGTACCGGGTGGATCTAGTGGTGGTTCTGCAGCAGCAGTAGCAGCAGGAGAAGTATTATTCTCATTAGGTTCTGATACTGGTGGTTCTATCCGCCAACCAGCTGCATATTGCGGCGTTGTTGGTTTAAAACCAACATACGGTCGTGTATCTCGCTTTGGTTTAGTTGCGTTCGCATCTTCTCTTGACCAAATCGGACCGATTACACGTACAGTAGAAGACAATGCATACTTATTACAAGCTATTTCAGGTGTTGATCGTATGGATACAACTTCTGCAAACATTGAAGTAGGCAACTACTTAGCTGGTTTAACAGGCGACGTTAAGGGCTTACGCATTGCTGTGCCAAAAGAATACTTAGGCGAAGGTGTTGGCGAAGAAGCTCGTGAATCCGTACTAGCGGCTTTAAAAGTGTTAGAAGGCATGGGAGCAACTTGGGAAGAAGTATCTCTTCCGCACTCTAAATATGCACTAGCAACTTACTACCTATTATCTTCTTCTGAAGCATCTGCTAACCTTTCGCGCTTTGATGGCGTTCGTTACGGCGTTCGTTCTGATAATGTGAATAACTTACTAGACCTTTACAAGAATACGCGTAGCGAAGGCTTCGGTGACGAAGTAAAACGCCGCATTATGCTTGGTACATTTGCACTTAGCTCTGGTTACTATGATGCATATTACAAAAAGGCACAACAAGTACGTACATTAATCAAAAACGACTTTGAAAATGTATTTGCAAACTATGACGTTATTATTGGACCAACAACGCCAACTCCAGCATTTAAAGTGGGCGAAAAAGTGGACGATCCAATGACAATGTATGCAAACGACATTTTAACAATTCCAGTAAACTTAGCGGGTGTTCCAGCGATTTCTGTTCCATGTGGATTCGGTGCAAACAACATGCCACTTGGTTTACAAATTATCGGTAAACATTTCGATGAAGCTACAATTTATCGCGTTGCACATGCGTTCGAGCAAGCAACAGATTATCATACAAAAAAGGCAAGTTTGTAAGGAGGCGAGCATAGATGAATTTAGAAACAATTATTGGTTTAGAGGTTCACGTTGAGTTAAAAACAAACTCTAAAATTTTCTCTGCAAGTCCAACAGAATTCGGAGCGGCTCCAAATACACAAACAAGTGTAATTGATTTAGGATACCCTGGGGTGCTTCCAACTCTAAATAAAGAAGCAGTAAACTTTGCGATGAAAGCAGCAATGGCATTAAACTGTGAAATCGCGACAGAAACAAAGTTTGACCGTAAAAACTATTTCTATCCAGATAACCCGAAAGCGTACCAAATTTCCCAATATGATAAGCCAATTGGAGAAAATGGTTGGATTGAAATCGAAGTAGACGGCAAAAAGAAACGTATCGGTATTACACGTCTTCACTTAGAAGAAGATGCAGGTAAATCTACGCATACAGACGAAGGCTACTCATTAGTAGACTACAACCGTCAAGGTATGCCGTTAATCGAAATCGTATCTGAGCCAGATATGCGTACACCAGAAGAAGCATATGCATACTTAGAAAAATTAAAATCAATCATTCAATATACAGGCGTATCTGACTGTAAGATGGAAGAAGGTTCTCTTCGTTGTGATGCGAACATTTCCCTTCGTCCTGTTGGAAGAGAGAAATTCGGTACAAAAGCAGAACTGAAAAACTTAAACTCTTTCGCTTACGTACAAAAAGGTCTTGAGCACGAACAAGTGCGTCAAGAAAAAGAACTATTATCTGGTGGTATTATCCAACAAGAAACACGCCGTTATGATGAAGCAACGAAGAAAACAATCTTAATGCGTGTGAAAGAAGGATCTGACGATTACCGTTACTTCCCAGAGCCAGACTTAGTTGAACTTTACATCGATGATGAGTGGAAAGAACGTATTCGTGCTTCTATTCCTGAGCTTCCAGATGCTCGTAAAGTACGCTACGTTGAAGAGCTTGGGTTACCAGCTTACGATGCGCACGTATTAACATTAACGAAAGAGATGTCTGATTTCTTTGAAGCAACAGTTGCAAATGGTGCAGATGCGAAATTAACATCAAACTGGTTAATGGGTGAAGTACTAGCATACTTAAATAAACAACAAAAAGAATTAAAAGACGTGGCATTAACGCCAGCTAGCTTAGCAAAAATGGTTCAATTAATTGAAAAAGGTACAATTTCGTCTAAAATTGCAAAAAAAGTATTTAACGAATTAATTGAAAAAGGCGGAGAGCCAGAAGAAATCGTAAAAGCAAAAGGTCTTGTTCAAATTTCTGATGAAGGCACACTTCGTAAGATCGTAACAGACATTCTTGATAATAACGAACAATCTATTGAAGACTTCAAAAACGGTAAAGACCGTGCAATTGGCTTCTTAGTTGGTCAAATCATGAAAGCAACAAAAGGACAAGCAAACCCGCCACTTGTTAACAAAATCTTATTAGAAGAAATTAATAAGCGATAAAAAAGAAAAGTGGAAGCGGCTCGTTTAGAATAGGAGGGCATTGGAGCTTCTGACAGAGAGGCGCTCTTTGCCTCGTAGGAAGAAGTGAAATGACCGAGTATTCTAGCCGCTGGAACTGGACAAAAACGAAAAGCGGAGCTAGCTCGATTAGAACTATCAAACATCAAAGATTAAACAGAAAAAACACCCATATTTGGGTGTTTTTTCTGAATTAAACAAACGTTTAATTAATGGCTGTTTAATCAAACGTTTGTTTAACTGACAAATGTGCAAAAATGTTTATATAGCAACTATGGTATGATAGTTGCAAAAAGGTGGGAATAATGATAAATCTAGACATAGAGAGTTTTTCATCTCATGTAGGAATAGGGAATCAGTATTTAATAGATCCGTTTTTTTTTATGAAAGAGATAGAATGAAATAGAACGCATTATGAATCATGGAACGTCATATATTTCTTGGTAACATAAAGTGAAACTTCCATCAGTGGGAGGTTCCTTATCCGGAAATGATGGTTAGCCCTCATTAATTGGGCTTTTACTGCCCGCTAGAGCGGGATAAAAGAAGGATATGGAGATGAGAGGAGGTAGGCATAGGAATACTTGGATAAAGGTTCGGTATATTCTTTTTCTTTGAGGATGAATGAGAGTTTTCCTGTGCTAACGAATTATGAAGCGAGCGAGAATAATTTATAATCCTACTTCTGGTCGTGAGTTATTTAAAAAAAGTTTACCAGAAGTACTGCAAAAATTAGAACAAGCTGGATACGAAGCGTCATGTCACGCGACAACTGGTCCTGGAGATGCGACCGTAGCGGCGAGGCAAGCTGCGGATCGTAAGTTTGACGTTGTGATTGCAGCAGGTGGTGATGGGACGCTAAATGAAGTTGTAAATGGTTTAGTAGGACATGAGCATCGTCCGAAGTTCGGTATTATTCCAGTTGGTACAACAAATGATTTTGCACGTGCAATTGGTGTGCCGCGTTCCATTGAAGATGCAGCTGATATTATTTGTGCGGGTCAAACAGTTCCGCTTGATCTTGGGAGAGCGAACGATACATACTTCATCAACATCGCTGGAGGCGGCCGTATTACAGAATTAACATATGAAGTGCCAAGTAAGCTAAAAACGGTACTTGGACAGCTTGCATACTATTTAAAAGGGATTGAAATGCTGCCATCACTACATCCGACATATGTTGAAATTGAGTATGATGGAAAGTTATTGCAAGAAGAGATTACGATGTTTTTAATTACGAATACGCGCTCTGTTGGTGGTTTTGAAAAAGTTGCACCATATGCGTCGATTAACGATGGTTTATTTGATTTATTAGTGCTGAAAAAAGGTTCCATTGCTGATTTAATTAAAGCAGCAACACAAGCACAGCGCGGTGAGCATATTAATAATCCAAAAGTATTATATACACAGGCGAATCGCATTAAAGTTCATTCGCCAGATAAATTGATGATTAACCTCGATGGTGAATACGGCGGAGATGCACCGATGGAGTTTGAAAACATATACCACTGTCTTGAGTTGTTCGTTCCAGAACGAGAACATGACGAGGATGCCTTATAAGGCATCCTTTTTTTATTGCGTGCTATCTCACGATTTTGTACCAACAGAACTATTTTTAAAGCAATAACAATTAGAATCCTTTTTTGATTGTATTGTAGCTTCAGATACATTTCTAGCACAAAAACCGGATAAACAAATTGTAGAAGCATTCTGTGAGAGGTTTAGGCTCTTGATCCGTGTGAAATAGCGGTGATTGGAGATACGCCGACAAATTTGTATTTAGCAAAAAATAGTGATGTGCGGTATGCGATTGGGGTTCTTTCTGGAACTAGCGATCGTCAAACGTTAGCCCCATTTGCTGATATCGTATTAGATTCTGTGGCTAATTTGATTTCTGAATCCGGTGAGTTTATTTGGGAGCAAGAGGAGTCTACTATGTAAGTAAAAATAAGTCTATACGGACTCATGGTAAGTCTGTATAGACTTATTTTTTATGTCGTAATTCTCAACAGATTAGAGTGTTATCGTATTTATAAGTTGGCATGCATTTTGCAATATAAATAGAAAATCATAGAAAAGGATGGAAGATACGATGAATACAAAATTTGCTAAAGTAAATGAACAAATTCCAGGACCAAAAGCGGCCTCTTTATTTGAGCGCCGTCAAAATATCGTTCCAAGAGGAGTTAGCAATGGCATTCAAACATTCGTACAGTCAGCTGATGGCGCACTTGTGACAGATGTAGATGGAAATCAATTTATTGATTTCGCTGGAGCAATTGGAACAATTAATGTTGGACATTGTCACCCTGCTGTTACAGAAGCGCTCCATAAACAAGTAGATCAATATATTCATACTGGTTTTAATGTAATGATGTATGAACCATATATTGAACTAGCAGAGAAGCTCGCAGCTTTAGCACCTGGAGAGTTTGATAAGCAAGTACTATTTCTAAATAGCGGTGCAGAAGCAGTTGAAAATGCAGTGAAAATCGCTCGTAAATATACGAAACGACCTGGTATTATTGCTTTTTCAAAAGGGTTTCATGGCCGTACATTGATGACAATGACGATGACAAGTAAAGTAAAGCCTTATAAATATGGATTTGGCCCATTTGCACCAGAAGTATACAAAGCGCCATTCCCATATGAATATCGTCGTCCAGAAGGGCTAACAGAAGAACAATACGATAACTTTATTATTGAAGAATTTAAGAGCTTTTTAATATCAGAAGTTGCGCCAGAAAGCATAGCGGCTGTTGTAATGGAACCCGTTCAAGGTGAAGGTGGTTTTATTGTTCCAAGTAAAAAATTTGTACAGGAAGTACGTCGTCTTTGCTCTGAACATGGCATTTTATTCGTCGCTGATGAAATTCAAACTGGCTTTAGCCGTACAGGAAAATATTTTGCGATTGAACATTATGATGTGGTTCCAGATTTAATTACTGTATCGAAATCATTAGGAGCAGGAGTGCCGATTAGTGGCGTAATTGGTCGCAAAGAAGTTATGAATGAATCCGCTCCAGGTGAGTTAGGCGGAACATATGCTGGAAGTCCATTAGGCTGTAGTGCGGCATTAGCTGTTCTTGATGTAATCGAGAAAGAAAAATTAAATGAACGAGCTGTACAGATAGGAAAAGTCGTTATGAATCGATTTGAAGAAATGAAGAAAACATATAACTGTATTGGTGATGTTCGTGGTTTAGGAGCAATGTGTGCATTTGAACTTGTTAAAGATCGTACAACGAAAGAGCCAGATAAAGTATTGACAGCAAACTTATGTGCAGAAGCAAATAAACGAGGCTTACTCCTTTTATCTGCAGGAACGTATGGGAATGTAGTTCGCGTTTTAATGCCACTGGTTATTACTGATGAACAATTAGAAGAAGGACTGACAATTATTGAGGATTCTCTTCAAGCTTGTTATGAGCAAGCTGATATAGCTCGGGTGTAAATCATGTAATATATTAAAATCTTGTTTGCGACCATTCTAGTTTTCTCTGGTTGATTCGAAAAGAGGGCGAATCATTAAAGTGAATGAATAAAATCCCCACGAATGGAAGTTTCACTT
This region includes:
- the gatA gene encoding Asp-tRNA(Asn)/Glu-tRNA(Gln) amidotransferase subunit GatA; amino-acid sequence: MSLFDHSISQLHKKLNSKEISVTDLVEESYKRIADVEDNVKAFLTLDEENARAKAKELDAKIGAEDNGLLFGMPIGVKDNIVTNGLRTTCASKILANFDPIYDATVVQKLKAADTITIGKLNMDEFAMGSSNENSGFYATKNPWNLDYVPGGSSGGSAAAVAAGEVLFSLGSDTGGSIRQPAAYCGVVGLKPTYGRVSRFGLVAFASSLDQIGPITRTVEDNAYLLQAISGVDRMDTTSANIEVGNYLAGLTGDVKGLRIAVPKEYLGEGVGEEARESVLAALKVLEGMGATWEEVSLPHSKYALATYYLLSSSEASANLSRFDGVRYGVRSDNVNNLLDLYKNTRSEGFGDEVKRRIMLGTFALSSGYYDAYYKKAQQVRTLIKNDFENVFANYDVIIGPTTPTPAFKVGEKVDDPMTMYANDILTIPVNLAGVPAISVPCGFGANNMPLGLQIIGKHFDEATIYRVAHAFEQATDYHTKKASL
- the gatB gene encoding Asp-tRNA(Asn)/Glu-tRNA(Gln) amidotransferase subunit GatB — encoded protein: MNLETIIGLEVHVELKTNSKIFSASPTEFGAAPNTQTSVIDLGYPGVLPTLNKEAVNFAMKAAMALNCEIATETKFDRKNYFYPDNPKAYQISQYDKPIGENGWIEIEVDGKKKRIGITRLHLEEDAGKSTHTDEGYSLVDYNRQGMPLIEIVSEPDMRTPEEAYAYLEKLKSIIQYTGVSDCKMEEGSLRCDANISLRPVGREKFGTKAELKNLNSFAYVQKGLEHEQVRQEKELLSGGIIQQETRRYDEATKKTILMRVKEGSDDYRYFPEPDLVELYIDDEWKERIRASIPELPDARKVRYVEELGLPAYDAHVLTLTKEMSDFFEATVANGADAKLTSNWLMGEVLAYLNKQQKELKDVALTPASLAKMVQLIEKGTISSKIAKKVFNELIEKGGEPEEIVKAKGLVQISDEGTLRKIVTDILDNNEQSIEDFKNGKDRAIGFLVGQIMKATKGQANPPLVNKILLEEINKR
- the gabT gene encoding 4-aminobutyrate--2-oxoglutarate transaminase; the protein is MNTKFAKVNEQIPGPKAASLFERRQNIVPRGVSNGIQTFVQSADGALVTDVDGNQFIDFAGAIGTINVGHCHPAVTEALHKQVDQYIHTGFNVMMYEPYIELAEKLAALAPGEFDKQVLFLNSGAEAVENAVKIARKYTKRPGIIAFSKGFHGRTLMTMTMTSKVKPYKYGFGPFAPEVYKAPFPYEYRRPEGLTEEQYDNFIIEEFKSFLISEVAPESIAAVVMEPVQGEGGFIVPSKKFVQEVRRLCSEHGILFVADEIQTGFSRTGKYFAIEHYDVVPDLITVSKSLGAGVPISGVIGRKEVMNESAPGELGGTYAGSPLGCSAALAVLDVIEKEKLNERAVQIGKVVMNRFEEMKKTYNCIGDVRGLGAMCAFELVKDRTTKEPDKVLTANLCAEANKRGLLLLSAGTYGNVVRVLMPLVITDEQLEEGLTIIEDSLQACYEQADIARV
- a CDS encoding diacylglycerol kinase; this encodes MMKRARIIYNPTSGRELFKKSLPEVLQKLEQAGYEASCHATTGPGDATVAARQAADRKFDVVIAAGGDGTLNEVVNGLVGHEHRPKFGIIPVGTTNDFARAIGVPRSIEDAADIICAGQTVPLDLGRANDTYFINIAGGGRITELTYEVPSKLKTVLGQLAYYLKGIEMLPSLHPTYVEIEYDGKLLQEEITMFLITNTRSVGGFEKVAPYASINDGLFDLLVLKKGSIADLIKAATQAQRGEHINNPKVLYTQANRIKVHSPDKLMINLDGEYGGDAPMEFENIYHCLELFVPEREHDEDAL